One part of the Bacteroidota bacterium genome encodes these proteins:
- a CDS encoding DedA family protein, protein MKYIRRLYDWMLHWADTPYGPVALFLIAFAESSFFPIPPDALLIALVLGAKAKAFKFALNCTIGSVLGGIAGYLIGFLVWWSSPGEFSGVANFFFAYIPSFTHALFYDIQKLFEQYNFWIVFTAGFTPIPYKVFTIAAGAFDVNFVMFMLASVISRGARFFLVATLLWKYGEPIKAFIDKYFDWLAIGFTLLLIGGFVVIKFAI, encoded by the coding sequence ATGAAATACATTAGACGATTATATGACTGGATGCTGCACTGGGCGGACACTCCCTACGGTCCTGTAGCATTGTTCCTTATTGCCTTTGCAGAATCCTCATTTTTCCCGATTCCCCCGGATGCTCTTCTAATAGCACTTGTGCTTGGAGCTAAAGCCAAAGCCTTCAAATTTGCCCTGAACTGTACGATTGGTTCAGTCCTCGGAGGAATTGCCGGGTACCTTATCGGTTTCCTGGTATGGTGGTCATCCCCGGGAGAATTCTCCGGAGTTGCAAACTTCTTTTTTGCTTACATCCCAAGTTTCACTCATGCACTTTTTTACGACATCCAAAAACTGTTCGAACAATATAATTTTTGGATCGTCTTTACCGCCGGATTCACCCCTATCCCCTATAAGGTTTTCACCATTGCTGCAGGTGCATTCGATGTAAATTTTGTAATGTTTATGCTTGCATCAGTCATAAGCCGTGGGGCAAGATTCTTCCTTGTTGCCACTCTTTTATGGAAATATGGTGAACCGATTAAGGCATTCATTGACAAATATTTTGACTGGCTCGCAATCGGATTTACACTGCTGCTAATCGGTGGCTTTGTTGTAATAAAATTTGCGATCTGA
- a CDS encoding two-component sensor histidine kinase: MIYSLGIFLLLSLCVFILKLDSIFMLLPGLVSLAFFFYYIGKKRQSDLSNIKQTLNLIASKEIDLTAELVLNEGLEDIQLEMNEMVKKIQSDFIYLKKLEQMRKEFLGNVSHELKTPIFAISGYIETLLNGAIADPKVNMHFLRKAYEHTGNLSNLLNDLIDISLIESGQMKMSFRYFNLKNSLDELLDEFEPTIENDNIELLLHPVRKGLQIYSDKARFRQVMVNLLQNAVKYTNEGKVEIIVEEEESDCIIKVKDSGVGIHSEDLSRIFERFYRIDKARSRDVGGTGLGLAIVKHILEAHDSKIEVESKFGEGSTFYFRLKK, from the coding sequence ATGATCTATTCGCTAGGCATCTTCCTTTTGTTGTCGTTGTGTGTATTCATTCTCAAACTCGATTCCATCTTTATGCTCCTCCCGGGTCTTGTTTCGCTTGCTTTCTTCTTTTATTATATTGGTAAAAAAAGACAGTCTGATCTTTCCAATATAAAGCAAACTCTGAATTTGATTGCTTCCAAGGAGATTGACCTTACAGCCGAACTTGTTTTGAACGAGGGTCTTGAAGATATCCAGCTTGAAATGAATGAGATGGTAAAAAAAATTCAGTCCGATTTTATCTATCTCAAAAAACTTGAACAAATGAGGAAAGAGTTTCTGGGAAATGTTTCCCATGAATTGAAAACACCCATTTTTGCCATCAGTGGATACATCGAAACGCTTTTAAATGGGGCGATAGCAGATCCCAAAGTAAATATGCATTTCCTGAGAAAGGCTTATGAGCACACGGGAAATCTGAGCAACCTCCTGAACGATTTGATCGACATCTCTTTGATTGAATCCGGTCAGATGAAGATGAGTTTCAGATATTTTAACCTGAAAAACTCACTCGATGAGTTGTTGGACGAGTTTGAACCAACAATCGAAAATGATAATATCGAGCTGCTCCTTCACCCTGTAAGAAAGGGTTTACAAATTTACAGTGACAAAGCGAGATTTCGTCAGGTAATGGTCAACTTGCTTCAGAATGCTGTGAAATACACGAACGAAGGAAAAGTTGAAATAATTGTTGAGGAAGAAGAGAGCGATTGTATCATCAAAGTGAAAGATTCAGGTGTCGGCATTCATTCCGAGGATCTTTCCCGTATCTTTGAAAGATTTTATCGCATAGATAAGGCAAGATCGAGAGATGTCGGCGGAACCGGTTTGGGGCTTGCGATTGTTAAGCATATTCTCGAAGCACATGATTCAAAAATCGAAGTTGAAAGCAAATTTGGCGAAGGCTCCACTTTTTACTTCAGACTTAAAAAATAG
- a CDS encoding DUF5009 domain-containing protein: MEEVKTTRLISLDIFRGITIAGMIMVNNPGSWSAIYPPLKHAEWHGCTPTDWIFPFFLFIVGVAVTLSLTKRKERGDDQNKLILNIFRRGSMIFLVGLFLNAFPYFNIAELRIPGVLQRIGIVYFITAVIFLKASLKSQIYIAIGLLVVYWLAMALIPVPGVGDANYEMGKNLAAWVDSQILTGHMWKVTKTWDPEGVLSTIPAISTCLSGVLLGHFLRTKLSDAEKVSWIFTAGAFLIFAGSIWSIFFPLNKGLWSSSYVVYTTGVALIFFGFCYWIADVQGYKKWAKPFVVYGMNAITVFAGSGLMAKIMGMIKVTGLDGKEINSKDYIYQALLLPYFDPINASLVFAILFITFWLGILWILYHYKIFIKI; the protein is encoded by the coding sequence ATGGAAGAAGTAAAAACCACGCGCCTGATTTCTCTTGATATTTTTAGAGGAATCACAATTGCCGGAATGATAATGGTGAACAATCCCGGCTCATGGAGTGCTATTTATCCACCCTTGAAACATGCCGAATGGCATGGATGTACACCAACAGACTGGATTTTCCCGTTTTTTCTTTTCATTGTCGGTGTGGCAGTTACCCTGTCGCTGACAAAACGAAAAGAAAGAGGCGACGATCAGAATAAACTCATTCTGAACATTTTCAGAAGAGGATCGATGATTTTTCTCGTTGGTCTGTTTCTCAATGCCTTCCCTTATTTCAATATTGCAGAACTCCGTATTCCTGGAGTTTTACAAAGAATAGGAATAGTATATTTTATAACTGCCGTCATTTTTCTTAAAGCCTCGCTTAAAAGTCAGATTTATATCGCAATCGGATTACTGGTGGTTTACTGGCTCGCGATGGCACTGATACCTGTGCCGGGTGTGGGCGATGCTAATTATGAAATGGGGAAAAACCTTGCTGCCTGGGTGGACAGTCAAATTCTCACCGGGCATATGTGGAAAGTGACAAAAACATGGGATCCTGAAGGAGTTCTCTCCACCATCCCCGCGATTTCAACCTGCTTGAGTGGCGTTCTTCTTGGTCATTTTCTACGAACGAAACTCAGCGATGCTGAAAAGGTCTCCTGGATATTTACTGCGGGAGCTTTCCTTATTTTCGCCGGTTCAATCTGGAGTATTTTCTTCCCGTTGAATAAAGGTCTTTGGAGCAGTTCATATGTCGTTTACACAACGGGTGTGGCTTTGATATTCTTCGGCTTTTGTTATTGGATAGCAGATGTTCAAGGTTATAAGAAGTGGGCAAAACCATTCGTCGTTTACGGAATGAATGCAATCACAGTTTTTGCGGGTTCCGGTTTGATGGCGAAAATAATGGGAATGATAAAGGTTACAGGACTGGACGGAAAAGAAATAAATTCAAAGGATTACATTTATCAGGCGTTACTTCTCCCTTACTTCGATCCGATTAACGCATCACTGGTCTTTGCAATACTCTTTATCACATTCTGGCTGGGAATATTGTGGATACTTTATCATTATAAGATATTTATAAAGATATAG
- the menD gene encoding 2-succinyl-5-enolpyruvyl-6-hydroxy-3-cyclohexene-1-carboxylic-acid synthase: protein MKTNLNYFFSSIIVSTLKELGLKHVCISPGSRNTPITLAFAANDSIKKHLIIDERASAFFALGIAKITREPVAIVCTSGTAVAELYPAIIEAYNSQIPLIILTADRPSRLLNTGSNQTINQIGIFNSNCEFFYNLKVDNPSESGFLETIFELGTAWSNSLFPYPGPVHINLPFEKPLEPDTFNVEIDDETESRLRDSVSKQKVLNFYKDLEYRPGNEFDISRNSNILILLGNDNYSDDFIQDCLRLSQKYSIPVCVESPLLNPVILEPGMIRNFGNLLQSAEFVKKLDIDKIIIFGRNFTSKNIERFLDRFEKEILKISQKGEGFGEFSEQRETARLSNEEAIKILDSLLTDPPEKRTAFHNLLQSFDSQFSAQLGKQFGEDKISSELEAISSLAHLLNKFSSAPVFFSNSLPVRDYDYLKEFFHNPVLVSRGASGIDGILATAGGISTGLNQPTVLVIGDIAFHYDSNSLQFIKKYSIPLLIILINNGGGSIFEYLPVYKQSEEFSTYFKTETGLNFGNLVKAYGINYNLIGSVGEFKESVDNFFESPSPRVIEIQFDSQISKKRKDTIKNDIISSLKVN from the coding sequence ATGAAAACCAATCTTAATTATTTCTTTTCTTCAATTATTGTCAGTACCCTAAAGGAATTAGGACTCAAACATGTGTGTATATCCCCTGGTTCGCGAAATACGCCAATTACACTCGCCTTTGCAGCAAATGACTCAATAAAAAAACATCTGATAATAGATGAAAGAGCTTCCGCATTTTTTGCATTGGGGATTGCAAAAATTACGAGAGAACCTGTGGCAATTGTGTGTACATCGGGAACTGCTGTTGCAGAATTATACCCTGCTATAATCGAGGCATATAACTCTCAAATTCCGTTGATTATTCTTACAGCCGACAGACCTTCAAGGCTTTTAAATACCGGCTCGAACCAAACAATTAACCAGATCGGAATTTTTAATTCCAATTGTGAATTCTTCTATAATTTAAAGGTAGATAATCCTTCAGAATCGGGATTTTTGGAAACAATTTTCGAACTCGGTACTGCTTGGAGTAACTCGCTGTTCCCCTATCCTGGTCCCGTTCATATCAATCTTCCTTTCGAAAAGCCTTTGGAGCCTGATACCTTCAATGTGGAAATCGACGATGAAACTGAATCAAGACTGAGAGACTCCGTTTCTAAACAGAAGGTTTTAAATTTTTATAAAGACCTTGAATATCGTCCCGGGAATGAATTTGATATTTCCAGAAACAGTAACATCCTCATTTTGCTCGGAAACGATAACTATTCTGATGACTTTATTCAGGATTGCTTGCGGTTAAGTCAAAAATATTCAATACCGGTTTGTGTTGAGTCACCACTCCTTAACCCGGTGATACTCGAACCCGGAATGATCAGGAATTTTGGTAATCTCCTTCAGTCAGCAGAATTTGTTAAAAAACTTGATATCGATAAAATCATTATTTTTGGACGCAATTTCACATCCAAAAACATTGAAAGATTCCTTGACAGGTTTGAAAAGGAAATACTAAAGATCAGTCAAAAAGGTGAAGGTTTTGGGGAGTTCTCCGAACAAAGGGAGACTGCAAGGCTTTCGAATGAAGAAGCAATTAAAATTCTTGACAGTCTTTTAACAGATCCTCCAGAGAAAAGAACCGCCTTTCACAATTTGCTCCAGTCTTTTGATTCACAATTCTCTGCTCAATTGGGGAAGCAGTTTGGCGAGGATAAAATCTCCTCTGAATTGGAGGCAATTTCATCGCTGGCTCATCTGCTGAATAAATTCAGTTCTGCACCCGTCTTTTTTTCAAACAGTCTCCCTGTCAGGGATTACGACTATCTGAAAGAATTCTTCCACAATCCTGTGCTCGTCAGCAGAGGCGCGAGTGGAATTGATGGTATCTTGGCAACTGCTGGAGGTATTTCAACAGGGTTGAACCAACCGACCGTCCTGGTTATTGGTGATATAGCATTTCACTACGATTCAAATTCACTTCAGTTTATTAAGAAATACTCCATTCCTTTGTTAATCATTTTGATTAATAATGGCGGTGGCAGTATATTTGAATACCTACCCGTCTATAAACAATCGGAAGAATTTTCGACCTACTTTAAAACTGAAACCGGTTTGAATTTTGGAAATCTGGTGAAGGCTTATGGTATCAATTATAATTTGATTGGAAGTGTTGGCGAATTCAAAGAGAGCGTTGATAATTTTTTCGAGTCTCCTTCACCGAGGGTGATTGAGATTCAATTTGACTCCCAAATATCAAAAAAGAGGAAAGATACCATAAAAAATGATATCATTTCCTCTCTTAAAGTCAATTAA
- a CDS encoding PorV/PorQ family protein, giving the protein MKIRTIIFFVMLCSLLNYGQEFKKTATAGFVFLQLPVTARSASLGESSVALADMGSASFFTNPAGMGFNEKQHSFSASYSPWIAEIKHYAAAYSINTDFGVIALGALAVDYGTMPKTKRTAGQKVYEVIGNFSANAIAVGLSYSRALTDKFSFGVTVKYVREGIDDYSASNILFDGGVLYYTGLSSLRIGASIQNFGVETKYINDPFKMPSVLKLGLAAELLGDMKSEYRVTGIVEALHPNDGDEKMNAGLEVGWKNMVFLRGGYKFFYDEETWSFGVGLTPSAQIPVGVDFSFADYGRLGNILRFTLNLNY; this is encoded by the coding sequence ATGAAAATTAGAACAATAATATTTTTTGTGATGCTCTGCTCGCTTTTGAACTACGGGCAGGAATTTAAGAAGACCGCAACTGCAGGATTTGTGTTTCTGCAACTGCCGGTAACTGCGAGAAGCGCCTCACTCGGTGAGTCCTCTGTCGCTTTGGCAGATATGGGTTCTGCATCCTTTTTTACCAACCCTGCCGGGATGGGATTCAATGAGAAGCAGCATTCATTTTCAGCTTCCTACTCTCCCTGGATAGCGGAAATCAAACACTATGCTGCAGCATACTCGATCAACACTGATTTTGGCGTTATTGCTCTCGGTGCACTCGCTGTGGATTATGGTACGATGCCGAAGACCAAAAGGACTGCGGGACAAAAAGTCTACGAAGTCATTGGTAATTTCAGCGCCAATGCCATTGCCGTGGGATTAAGTTATTCCCGGGCTCTTACAGACAAATTCTCGTTTGGTGTTACCGTAAAATATGTAAGAGAGGGGATTGATGACTATTCAGCGAGCAACATCCTGTTCGATGGAGGAGTGTTGTATTACACAGGACTTTCTTCTCTCAGGATCGGAGCTTCCATCCAAAACTTTGGGGTGGAGACCAAGTACATTAATGATCCATTCAAGATGCCATCAGTACTTAAACTTGGACTTGCAGCCGAACTTCTTGGTGATATGAAATCGGAATACCGGGTTACCGGGATAGTAGAGGCATTGCATCCTAATGATGGTGATGAAAAAATGAATGCCGGTCTCGAAGTTGGCTGGAAGAATATGGTTTTTCTGCGGGGTGGCTATAAATTCTTCTACGATGAAGAAACCTGGAGCTTTGGTGTTGGTTTGACTCCTTCGGCTCAAATTCCGGTCGGTGTTGATTTTTCATTTGCCGACTATGGAAGGCTTGGAAATATTCTCCGTTTTACTCTTAATCTGAATTATTAG
- a CDS encoding outer membrane beta-barrel protein produces the protein MKSRILLLCIISLVVSPALFAQLTTIETTGSFSTAGSLKNAVTKASGFGGGIKVNFKTFDNFYVSLSAGYQSFSIDQDSALTQWKWYFWDNRYYGSIRADLTDTAKYQLVLTPNQGISSIPVSVLIGYETKLGDLKIKPYAGAGIFFFTRWFYVVEDWTKKLTKLNSTFNYNYRNFAPSKQGNPIMLHGGISLEYPLIDFVNLTGEFNYTHFVETDGMGYSELPFGNNLNFKFGLSFSY, from the coding sequence ATGAAATCAAGAATTTTACTTTTGTGCATTATCTCGCTGGTTGTGTCACCGGCACTTTTTGCCCAGCTAACCACCATCGAAACCACAGGATCATTTTCGACAGCAGGTTCACTTAAAAATGCCGTAACCAAAGCCAGTGGTTTTGGGGGCGGTATAAAAGTGAATTTTAAGACATTTGATAATTTTTATGTCTCTCTCTCTGCCGGTTATCAGTCATTTTCGATCGACCAGGATTCCGCATTAACACAGTGGAAGTGGTACTTTTGGGATAACAGGTACTACGGAAGCATACGGGCTGATCTTACCGATACAGCAAAGTATCAGTTAGTCCTTACTCCAAACCAGGGAATCAGCAGCATCCCTGTTTCTGTACTCATTGGTTATGAGACAAAGTTGGGCGATTTAAAAATAAAGCCATATGCAGGAGCGGGTATCTTTTTCTTCACGCGCTGGTTTTATGTTGTGGAAGACTGGACCAAGAAATTGACTAAACTTAATTCAACTTTCAACTACAACTATCGGAACTTCGCTCCTTCCAAGCAGGGTAACCCGATAATGTTGCACGGAGGAATATCCCTGGAATATCCATTGATCGATTTTGTCAATTTGACGGGTGAGTTTAATTACACTCATTTCGTTGAGACTGACGGGATGGGTTATTCGGAACTTCCATTCGGAAACAATTTAAACTTTAAATTCGGTTTATCATTCAGTTATTGA
- a CDS encoding family 10 glycosylhydrolase: MIKKLLVVLIVLPFVLLAQPKKEMRAVWITNVDSDVLFDDAKIASAMDYLASIGINVVFPVVWNKGYTLYPSRIMDSIFQKPIIPQFAGRDPLKKIIIEAHRNGIEVIPWFEFGFSCGYSENGGHILATKPSWAAKKYNGELVVKNGFDWMAGTNPEVQDFLISLTTEVLDNYEVDGVQGDDRLPAMPFEGGYDSTTVAIYKLENSGQNPPANEYDANWKKWRANKLSSFLKRWRDSVKTRSENYILSVAPSVYPWGYDNYLQDSKAWMDSSLLDNFIPQLYRQDIISYRYELGQALTYIPAGKKNIFFAGVLAKAGSYVVNQQLLKDCIQENRFQGVNGESLFFYEALKANNGALGDTLKRIYRERATLPYRGDNLWRPKASIINEDSSSNTMRKGNWEQVSVLGYNPKIYWTKDTSYASFEWQFDVAVPAWYSLYAYFIPNFTFTDSAYYTMYSNNDSLKFLFSQRSTANKSWIKLGDVYVTPGKKTVLKVDNSFVENGKYLIADATMLILNRKLSPNIVVTSTENDNVTDDDEIPSGFSLQQNYPNPFNPETRIPYSLSAGSVVSLDIYDITGSLVVKLTEGFKQAGKHEIVFDAAKYSLPSGVYFYRLSTGETRITRKMVLLK, encoded by the coding sequence ATGATCAAGAAGTTGTTAGTTGTTTTGATTGTTTTACCTTTTGTCCTCTTGGCACAGCCTAAAAAGGAGATGAGGGCAGTTTGGATCACGAATGTTGACAGCGATGTCCTTTTTGACGATGCAAAAATTGCATCTGCAATGGACTACCTTGCATCAATCGGAATAAATGTTGTTTTCCCGGTGGTTTGGAATAAAGGATACACTCTCTATCCGAGCAGGATAATGGATTCAATTTTTCAGAAACCGATCATTCCTCAGTTTGCCGGCAGAGACCCCCTTAAAAAAATTATTATCGAAGCTCACAGAAATGGTATCGAAGTGATACCATGGTTCGAGTTTGGTTTCTCTTGTGGTTATTCCGAAAATGGCGGACATATACTCGCAACAAAGCCCTCCTGGGCAGCGAAAAAATATAACGGTGAACTGGTTGTAAAAAACGGTTTTGACTGGATGGCGGGAACCAACCCCGAGGTTCAGGATTTTCTTATCTCACTGACAACCGAAGTACTCGACAATTACGAGGTTGACGGAGTTCAGGGAGACGACAGACTGCCCGCAATGCCATTTGAGGGAGGGTACGACAGTACCACTGTGGCAATCTATAAACTTGAGAATTCCGGACAGAATCCACCTGCTAATGAATATGATGCAAACTGGAAAAAGTGGCGGGCAAATAAACTCAGCAGCTTTTTGAAAAGATGGCGCGACAGTGTAAAAACACGAAGCGAGAACTACATTCTGTCAGTTGCTCCAAGTGTTTACCCATGGGGTTATGACAACTATCTTCAGGATTCCAAGGCATGGATGGACTCTTCACTTCTGGATAATTTTATTCCTCAACTCTACCGTCAGGATATTATTTCGTATCGTTACGAGCTTGGTCAGGCATTGACTTATATACCGGCGGGTAAAAAGAATATTTTCTTTGCGGGTGTACTGGCAAAAGCCGGCTCATATGTCGTGAATCAGCAACTGCTGAAAGACTGCATACAGGAAAACAGATTTCAGGGTGTGAATGGGGAAAGTCTTTTCTTTTATGAGGCTCTAAAAGCCAATAACGGAGCACTTGGAGATACACTCAAACGGATTTACAGGGAGAGGGCTACGCTTCCTTACCGGGGAGACAATCTCTGGCGACCGAAGGCTTCCATAATTAACGAAGACAGCTCTTCCAACACAATGAGGAAGGGTAACTGGGAGCAGGTAAGCGTCCTGGGATACAATCCCAAAATATACTGGACTAAAGATACAAGTTATGCATCTTTTGAATGGCAGTTTGATGTTGCGGTTCCGGCATGGTACAGCCTGTATGCTTATTTTATCCCCAATTTTACTTTCACAGACAGTGCTTACTATACAATGTACAGCAACAATGATTCGCTAAAGTTTCTCTTCAGCCAGCGTAGTACCGCGAACAAATCATGGATAAAACTCGGTGATGTCTATGTCACTCCCGGTAAAAAGACCGTACTTAAAGTTGATAACAGTTTTGTGGAAAACGGGAAGTACCTGATAGCAGATGCGACAATGCTTATTTTGAACAGAAAATTATCACCCAATATCGTCGTTACCTCAACTGAAAATGACAATGTAACCGACGACGACGAGATCCCGTCAGGTTTTTCTTTGCAACAAAATTATCCGAATCCGTTTAATCCTGAGACAAGAATTCCGTATTCACTTTCAGCAGGATCAGTTGTTTCACTCGATATTTACGACATCACAGGAAGTTTGGTTGTGAAGCTGACTGAAGGATTTAAGCAGGCAGGAAAACATGAGATTGTGTTCGATGCGGCAAAGTATTCGTTACCAAGTGGTGTCTATTTTTACCGGTTATCGACGGGGGAAACAAGGATCACGCGAAAAATGGTTCTTTTGAAATAG
- a CDS encoding family 10 glycosylhydrolase encodes MVRELFRLSLALFLALLIQGCSSYSDTSQGSGGSGGAPPPPATERTGVPAVRGVWLTNVDSKVLNSREGIKEAVTLCKKLGINTIFSVVWNKGFTLYPSKVMKNTFGIEIDTALTGRDPLKELIEEAHAQNIKVFAWFEFGFASSFKLGGGHLLQAKPEWASKDKQGNLTMKNGFEWMNGFHPDVQSFMLSLIAEVVANYEVDGIQGDDRLPAMPSEAGYDIYTTNLYKQQNNGALPPEDSKNEKWVQWRANILTEFGGKIFKTVKAINPKCIVSMSPSIYPWSKEEYLQDWPEWVLRGYVELLCPQVYRYKIEEYSSTLSEAYLTWLPKGYENIFFPGVLIKVGGYQPTDELFVQMIEENRKLGIQGEVFFFYEGIKKYSDLLKNEIYTERVDFPKLLK; translated from the coding sequence GTGGTTCGTGAACTTTTTCGCTTGTCTCTTGCTCTGTTTCTCGCTTTGCTAATCCAGGGTTGCAGCTCCTACTCAGACACTTCCCAAGGGAGCGGGGGAAGTGGTGGTGCACCACCTCCACCCGCAACTGAGCGAACCGGAGTTCCGGCTGTCAGGGGAGTCTGGTTGACCAATGTTGACAGCAAGGTTCTCAATTCACGGGAAGGAATAAAAGAGGCGGTAACTCTTTGCAAAAAGCTCGGGATAAACACAATTTTTTCCGTAGTTTGGAACAAAGGATTCACTCTCTACCCGAGCAAGGTAATGAAGAACACTTTCGGCATTGAAATTGATACTGCACTAACCGGAAGGGATCCTTTAAAGGAACTCATTGAAGAAGCTCATGCTCAGAATATTAAGGTTTTCGCATGGTTTGAGTTTGGATTTGCTTCCTCTTTCAAACTGGGTGGTGGCCATCTTCTTCAGGCAAAACCGGAGTGGGCGTCGAAGGACAAACAGGGAAACCTGACCATGAAAAACGGTTTTGAATGGATGAACGGATTTCATCCCGATGTCCAAAGTTTCATGCTCTCACTAATTGCCGAAGTGGTTGCAAACTATGAAGTCGACGGTATCCAGGGAGACGATAGACTGCCCGCAATGCCAAGTGAAGCAGGTTATGACATTTACACGACCAACCTGTACAAACAACAAAACAATGGAGCATTGCCTCCCGAAGACTCAAAAAATGAGAAATGGGTTCAGTGGCGTGCGAACATCCTGACAGAATTTGGAGGGAAAATATTTAAAACTGTGAAAGCGATAAATCCAAAGTGTATCGTTTCCATGTCTCCAAGTATCTACCCCTGGAGTAAGGAGGAATACCTTCAGGACTGGCCCGAGTGGGTACTAAGGGGTTATGTTGAGCTCCTCTGTCCTCAGGTGTACAGATATAAAATTGAAGAATATTCAAGCACACTCTCTGAGGCTTATTTGACCTGGCTCCCCAAGGGATATGAAAATATATTCTTTCCGGGAGTTCTCATCAAAGTTGGAGGTTACCAACCAACGGATGAGCTTTTTGTTCAGATGATTGAAGAGAACAGGAAACTTGGAATTCAGGGAGAAGTCTTTTTCTTCTATGAAGGCATTAAGAAATACTCTGATTTATTGAAAAATGAGATTTATACTGAGAGAGTCGATTTTCCGAAATTATTAAAGTGA
- a CDS encoding chorismate-binding protein has protein sequence MRDIKDRVFELKESRRFCSINKITARIFETEHSGRKLSSLLNDPDLATFYVASPEEDSEIIAFGIVEDISVDDYNGLQKLVLPKAVEDFSHSGSPLPDFFSYISFPWHSSENSLFSRWIMPVSVIRRKGNKYHIRLNTPDGDETIPEFIHNFFSPPDFNSDFSPRTKQQIFVEGINDESFEIFAYKISEMKAEIAAGKISKGVISRERKIKFSGDFDFEAAVSSLALSYPECTIILTNYSGRYFLCATPEKLFKLQSGKLTAEALAGSIRSSEKPRLQDTLEDELLGSSKNLLEHMIVRDFIVSNLRKISDDIRYDEMPTTKRLSNVTHLRTPVTAIVDKEIAPLVPLNLLFPTPALCGEPKMEAARIINKIEGKPRDLYGGVLGYTSAGGVTEFFVSIRCGYIDEGSATLYAGGGIVGESDPQSEYSETELKFIPLTALFLDENQS, from the coding sequence ATGAGAGACATCAAGGACCGGGTTTTCGAATTAAAAGAATCCCGAAGGTTCTGTTCAATAAACAAAATTACCGCACGCATATTCGAGACAGAACACTCAGGAAGAAAACTGTCTTCCCTGCTCAATGATCCCGATTTAGCGACATTCTATGTAGCCTCACCGGAAGAAGATTCTGAAATAATTGCATTTGGGATCGTTGAAGATATTTCAGTGGATGATTATAACGGTTTACAGAAGCTTGTATTACCAAAAGCGGTCGAAGATTTCAGCCATTCCGGCTCACCGCTTCCCGATTTCTTTTCTTACATTTCTTTCCCTTGGCACAGTTCGGAAAACTCACTCTTTTCACGCTGGATAATGCCCGTTTCTGTGATCAGAAGAAAAGGAAATAAATATCATATCAGGCTGAACACGCCTGATGGTGACGAGACCATACCGGAATTCATCCACAATTTCTTTTCACCTCCAGATTTTAATAGCGACTTCTCTCCCCGGACAAAGCAGCAAATATTTGTTGAGGGAATTAACGATGAATCTTTTGAAATATTTGCATATAAAATTTCTGAAATGAAAGCCGAAATAGCTGCAGGAAAAATTTCAAAAGGAGTTATCTCGAGAGAAAGGAAAATTAAATTCTCAGGTGATTTTGATTTTGAAGCTGCCGTATCATCACTCGCACTCTCTTATCCGGAGTGTACAATTATCCTTACCAATTACTCAGGTAGATATTTCCTTTGCGCAACCCCTGAAAAGCTTTTTAAACTGCAGAGCGGTAAACTTACGGCTGAAGCATTGGCCGGTTCTATCAGATCTTCCGAGAAACCCCGTTTACAGGATACTCTGGAAGATGAATTACTTGGTTCTTCAAAAAACCTTCTGGAGCACATGATTGTGAGGGATTTTATCGTCTCAAATCTAAGAAAAATATCCGATGACATAAGATACGATGAGATGCCTACAACCAAAAGACTTTCGAATGTGACTCACTTAAGGACTCCTGTAACTGCAATTGTTGATAAAGAGATAGCACCTCTCGTGCCTTTGAATCTTCTCTTCCCCACACCTGCACTTTGTGGTGAGCCAAAAATGGAAGCTGCACGGATAATTAACAAAATAGAGGGGAAACCGCGCGATCTCTACGGCGGAGTTTTGGGCTACACTTCTGCCGGGGGTGTAACAGAATTTTTTGTTTCCATCCGCTGCGGATATATTGATGAAGGGTCTGCAACACTTTATGCAGGAGGCGGCATTGTTGGTGAATCCGACCCGCAAAGTGAATATTCCGAGACAGAACTGAAGTTCATTCCACTCACTGCACTGTTTCTCGATGAAAACCAATCTTAA